The following coding sequences lie in one Phragmites australis chromosome 8, lpPhrAust1.1, whole genome shotgun sequence genomic window:
- the LOC133927654 gene encoding uncharacterized protein LOC133927654 produces MAVPQAKEHGGATGCKGGHRVKGGAGAAAVGVPKRLCSFWARRGPSPRPSPSQAPKALPKVLGSAREVIGRLEEAVAAERAELEGERVALGDEKGRLEEARKLLETHRATARTAYERSMQELAVEWEALEEAREEAVVAQEEVVSREEAVGKREEAVRSAQADLYRQADDLERGRTDVLRREEQVTLRETDADLASSALAAGEENVANQEVGLIAREQAIKARVERVEQARIEVAAQLQEVWAAKDVPASTADGKSLEARLKKAVEDLNAVHEERTNVKAMMQDALWRAQDSVEAAWLGFVFVGAQGLETLGHLALGFSKIARRLEALPTVVQELATWEGRALGQGVAENVLACYYS; encoded by the exons ATGGCGGTACCGCAGGCCAAAGAGCAC GGAGGAGCAACCGGCTGCAAGGGAGGTCATCGCGTCAAGGGTGGCGCTGGCGCGGCCGCCGTTGGGGTCCCCAAGCGCCTTTGCTCATTttgggctcgcaggggacccagtcCTCGGCCATCCCCTAGCCAGGCCCCGAAAGCCCTCCCCaaggtgctgggaagcgcccgggaggtcatcgggaGGCTCGAGGAGGCCGTTGCTGCGGAGCGGGCCGAGCTCGAAGGGGAGCGCGTCGCCCTAGGCGATGAAAAGGGGCGGCTGGAGGAGGCTCGCAAATTACTGGAGACCCACAGGGCCACGGCTCGCACGGCCTATGAAAGGTCCATGCAGGAGCTGGCCGTGGAGTgggaggcactggaggaggcccgcgaaGAGGCCGTCGTcgcccaggaggag GTTGTctcacgggaggaggcggtcggcaAGAGGGAGGAAGCCGTGCGGTCTGCACAGGCGGACCTCTATCGCCAAGCCGATGATCTCGAGCGCGGTCGCACCGACGTTCTccgccgggaggagcaggtcacACTGCGTGAGACGGATGCTGATTTGGCATCGTCAGCGCTTGCCGCCGGGGAGGAGAACGTCGCCAACCAAGAGGTAGGCTTAATCGCCCGAGAGCAGGCCATCAAGGCCAGGGTCGAGCGAGTGGAGCAGGCCCGGATcgaggtggctgcccaactcCAGGAGGTATGGGCCGCGAAGGACGTCCCTGCCAGCACCGCTGATGGCAAAAGTCTTGAAGCTCGGCTAAAGAAAGCCGTGGAGGACCTTAATGCCGTCCACGAAGAGCGAACGAATGTCAAGGCAATGATGCAGGATGCCCTTTGGCGGGCGCAAGACTCCGTGGAGGCGGCCTGGCTCGGGTTCGTATTTGTGGGTGCCCAGGGGCTAGAAACGCTAGGCCATCTTGCCCTTGGGTTCTCGAAGATCGCCCGGCGCCTCGAGGCTCTCCCTACCGTTGTCCAGGAGTTGGCAACctgggaggggcgtgcgctAGGCCAAGGTGTGGCCGAGAACGTTCTCGCCTGCTACTACAGCTGA
- the LOC133926772 gene encoding protein FATTY ACID EXPORT 1, chloroplastic-like: MVMSPAQIRGSVASATARRWPAPPSARSIRFSLLAPSTVPASLLRGAFSGLAAGAVSKPLITMCMKADYTRPIDPITSAEQTGDEIQEPAIVAPANKEINIEQEVAPQQKCAKIHDFCLGIPFGGFLFSMGLIGFLFWRSPVSLTFGVAPGLAILAFGVLSLKVWRSGKSSLPFILAQAAVAAAVAWKHCQAYTTTKKLLPWGFYAALSVAMICFYSYVLIAGGNPPPKKAAAA, from the exons ATGGTGATGTCTCCGGCGCAGATCCGCGGATCCGTGgcgtcggcgacggcgaggcggTGGCCAGCCCCGCCCAGCGCCCGTTCCATCCGCTTCTCGCTGCTGGCCCCGTCTACTGTACCGGCGTCGCTTCTCCGGGGAGCGTTCAGTGGCCTTGCCGCTGGTGCGGTATCCAAG CCATTGATAACAATGTGCATGAAGGCAGACTATACCAGGCCTATTGATCCTATCACCAGTGCAGAGCAAACGGGTGATGAAATTCAAGAACCAGCCATTGTGGCACCTGCTAATAAAGAGATAAATATAGAGCAGGAGGTTGCTCCTCAGCAAAAGTGTGCAAAAATACACGACTTCTGCCTAGGGATCCCATTTG GTGGATTTTTATTTTCCATGGGCCTTATTGGATTTCTATTTTGGAGGAGCCCTGTGAGTCTTACTTTCGGTGTTGCACCTGGCCTTGCTATATTGGCCTTTGGCGTGCTTAGCCTAAAGGTTTGGAGGAGTGGAAAATCCAGCTTGCCGTTCATACTGGCACAAGCAG CTGTTGCTGCTGCGGTAGCATGGAAGCACTGTCAGGCGTACACCACG ACGAAGAAGCTGCTGCCCTGGGGCTTCTATGCTGCACTCAG TGTTGCGATGATCTGCTTCTACTCTTACGTTCTGATTGCTGGAGGGAATCCGCCTCCAAAGAAGGCAGCTGCTGCTTGA
- the LOC133927655 gene encoding uncharacterized protein LOC133927655: MASSSSSAAPAPPWIILGRITHVQNWGDINLRLTAPPRVSTLTVPTVHHPERGYVDRHPYIVAVDDDAGFLIHVSMSPYIGFDLDRNPPGILYVVLGDFVWPHERFPPISSAMPVPDRDWPEQPGISNIKNVGLVSRRRPGCDDPEYVVAELRFEDHDRASLLSYHSSTAEWFDRRVLCGPSLSEVRRWTWSSHDVIPHNGKLWWVDLVEGILRCNPFAQQPKLWYASLPEAVDGLTARYTRDPPENIESHRMVRASQGAVRFVDIARERINDPAGETLVVIWKLILGPGDLSFWKQQCATSLAEIWASDSYRETKMPEEVPVLALLHPGNPDVVYFFLEQYLFSVNVSESRVVEFVRERCDLIQVVAGPVRPPPISWRYVIAWVLPPSLANSKELDNKDEKHDNQDEKDVRHLLKECVKIPRRPLTYL; encoded by the exons ATGGCGTCGTCTTCCTCgtccgcggcgccggcgccgccgtggATCATCCTCGGCCGCATCACCCACGTGCAGAACTGGGGGGACATCAATCTCAGGCTCACCGCGCCGCCGCGCGTCTCCACCCTCACCGTGCCCACGGTGCACCACCCTGAGCGCGGGTACGTCGACAGGCACCCCTACATCGTCGCCGTCGACGATGACGCCGGCTTCCTCATCCACGTATCCATGAGTCCCTACATCGGCTTTGACTTGGACCGCAACCCTCCGGGCATCCTCTACGTCGTGCTGGGCGACTTCGTCTGGCCACACGAACGCTTCCCGCCCATCAGCAGCGCCATGCCTGTCCCCGACCGTGACTGGCCCGAGCAGCCCGGCATCTCCAACATAAAAAACGTCGGCCTCGTCTCCCGCCGTCGCCCCGGCTGCGACGACCCCGAGTACGTGGTCGCCGAGCTCCGCTTCGAGGACCACGACCGCGCAAGCCTCCTCTCCTACCACTCGAGCACGGCCGAATGGTTCGATAGGCGCGTGCTCTGCGGCCCCTCCCTGTCCGAAGTCCGCCGCTGGACGTGGTCCTCCCACGACGTGATCCCTCACAACGGGAAGCTCTGGTGGGTCGACCTCGTGGAGGGAATCCTTCGCTGCAACCCTTTCGCCCAGCAGCCGAAGCTGTGGTACGCGAGCCTCCCGGAGGCGGTCGACGGGCTCACCGCCCGGTACACGAGGGATCCACCGGAGAACATCGAGAGCCACCGCATGGTGAGGGCGAGTCAGGGCGCGGTGCGGTTCGTGGACATCGCCCGCGAGCGCATCAACGACCCCGCGGGAGAAACGCTGGTGGTCATCTGGAAGCTGATCCTCGGTCCGGGTGACTTGTCGTTCTGGAAGCAGCAGTGCGCGACGAGCCTAGCGGAGATCTGGGCGAGCGACAGCTACAGGGAGACGAAGATGCCGGAGGAGGTCCCCGTGCTCGCGCTGTTACACCCCGGCAATCCCGACGTGGTCTACTTCTTCCTGGAGCAGTACCTCTTCAGCGTCAACGTGTCCGAAAGCAGGGTCGTGGAGTTCGTCAGGGAGCGCTGCGACCTGATCCAGGTGGTCGCCGGGCCAGTGCGGCCGCCGCCGATCAGCTGGCGCTACGTCATCGCTTGGGTGCTGCCACCCTCGCTTGCCAACAGTA AAGAGCTTGATAACAAGGATGAGAAGCATGATAACCAGGACGAGAAGGATGTGCGCCACCTGCTAAAAGAATGCGTCAAAATTCCGCGCCGTCCCCTGACGTACCTGTGA